The Euwallacea similis isolate ESF13 chromosome 27, ESF131.1, whole genome shotgun sequence genome segment AGGGATTCTATACAGTAAATATGAATTTGCTCTATCTATACACAATTCACACATACATACCTACATACTATATGTATACATCTAGCCCTATCAAGTCTTACTAGAACGTAGAAATAGAAGCCCAAGGCGCTAGATTGATAAGTCGAACTATGCTTGCGATTAAAGTTCGAATCAGATTTAggatttacatttttacaactGACAATAGCTGTGGAAAAATAATCGGTTTAAGATACTCGGTTTGCCTGAGATGTGAAATCCTAATGGAAATGAAACGACAAATATATACTGGACGTCTTTTATtaaacgacatttttttaaataaatttgcaattaaaataatacttatatattttacattacgGACAAAAAGAAAACCAAGACGTACACCTTCTATGTGTGACATTAgattaattgtaaaataaaacgtttttgagAATTAATGTCATCTAGAAAGCTTGACGAATAATACGCTAacttattaatttgagaaGCTTCGATTGCAGTAAGCATTCTCCGCTTCTACGGCAACCAATAAACGTATGAAAAgtactaaaaaattatcatatcaTTGCTTATACGTAATGATCACGAATGTACGGGGTTTACAATTCCTTTTCGATTTTGATCAGTTCAGCAATACCATCGTACATTTCCTTGACAGCTTCGAATTCAGTAAGACCCATGCGCCTCTTGTTGGAAATGTCATAGATACCACCCTCAGCTTCGGTGTGCTCACCGCGGGTACCACGGACTTGCAAGTTGTACTTAGAAGCAACTTCTTCAAGTTTGGCCTTGTTAGCGGCTAGTTTGGGTACCTTGATGTGTACTGAAGCACGGACAGTGGTACCTAAATTGGTTGGGCAGAAAGTGAGGAATCCAAGTCTGTCGTTGTGAGAGAAGGGAATACGCTTCTCGATGTCATTGACAGCTGTGACCAGACGACGGTAAACTTGTCCCAAGTCACCTCCCATTTGCATAGAAATGATACGAAGATGATCTTCCTCGTTACACCAGACCaagaatgttttgttttcgttGTGGAAAATACCACGTCCAGAGGGCCAGAAACGGCAGGCGTTGGCAGCCTGCAAGAACCTGTCACCTTCCTTGAACAAGAAGTGATCGTCGATCAGTTTCTGCTGAACGTCTTTGCTCATTCCAGTCAAAGGATAGAAAGTTCCTTTCAACTCGCCCTCAAGTCCGGATAAAGTGCTGGAGACTTTCTGTTCCATTTCCTTGTACTGCTCCTCGGTCAAGCAGGGGTTGAAAGGATATCCTTCCATAGACCTACCACACCTCACACGGGTGGAAACAACGAATTCGTTGTTGGGGTCCAGGTTGCCGAACACGCTGACATCACCCCAGTTTTTGGGTGGGTGTTTGTCGCCCTTGGTAAACCCTTTGTGGTAGTCTTCGATGATGGGATCGAAGAGATCGGCGAATACTGTGTAGGCTTCAGCATCAGGGGCGTAGATACCGATTCCGGAATCGTGATTCTCATAACCTAAAAGAATTACATAATAAGTTTGAAAGTTGGAGAAATTGCTACAAgcattatgaattttaaacaaattttttggtaaatatgAACCTAAGCAGTTAATCTCTATAAATAAGAATTGGAGTTTTGCCAGTAGGGCCGCGATAATGGCAAGCAAAACAAATCTTAGCTAAATATACAGGATCAAGgtttaaaatggttttaacttaaataatacaatttgGCTCAATTTCTTTGTTTGCCTATTACCTGACTGGATACAATCCAGAAGAGTAGATCCAAAggaagtttttttgtttttcaaagcATCGAAGACCTCCCTGGTGAGATACTTCTTCAAGAGGGACTTAGAGTCCGAAGCTTCAAGCTTCTTGAAGCCAGCTTCAAGTTTCTCAAGGACTGCGGCATCGACCATTGTGTCTTTTCTGCAAACGAACATAGACCtttcaatttggttttaagTTTAGAGGTAGAAAAGTTACTTTACATGAAGAAGAATCCATTAACTAGACAAATAAGGCGAAGAAAAAGCTTGTTAAGAGGAGGATTCAAtagtttcatttaattaataataactatgaaaaatatcatgTAAATTCGTTAAAGATAGAAGTATCGTAATACTGAtgtttgtaacatttttagaaCTATTATGGGTAATTAGATTCCCAtaaactgaactaacctgtCGTAtactttataatttaaaagtaacGCCTTGTGAATGACAACcctaatttaacaatttttattgccaGTTTTAGGTCTCTTC includes the following:
- the LOC136417314 gene encoding arginine kinase isoform X2; this translates as MTVPVDAPTCSIVKKDTMVDAAVLEKLEAGFKKLEASDSKSLLKKYLTREVFDALKNKKTSFGSTLLDCIQSGYENHDSGIGIYAPDAEAYTVFADLFDPIIEDYHKGFTKGDKHPPKNWGDVSVFGNLDPNNEFVVSTRVRCGRSMEGYPFNPCLTEEQYKEMEQKVSSTLSGLEGELKGTFYPLTGMSKDVQQKLIDDHFLFKEGDRFLQAANACRFWPSGRGIFHNENKTFLVWCNEEDHLRIISMQMGGDLGQVYRRLVTAVNDIEKRIPFSHNDRLGFLTFCPTNLGTTVRASVHIKVPKLAANKAKLEEVASKYNLQVRGTRGEHTEAEGGIYDISNKRRMGLTEFEAVKEMYDGIAELIKIEKEL
- the LOC136417314 gene encoding arginine kinase isoform X1, with product MGGCASKENTAKEQKKEDETGKDTMVDAAVLEKLEAGFKKLEASDSKSLLKKYLTREVFDALKNKKTSFGSTLLDCIQSGYENHDSGIGIYAPDAEAYTVFADLFDPIIEDYHKGFTKGDKHPPKNWGDVSVFGNLDPNNEFVVSTRVRCGRSMEGYPFNPCLTEEQYKEMEQKVSSTLSGLEGELKGTFYPLTGMSKDVQQKLIDDHFLFKEGDRFLQAANACRFWPSGRGIFHNENKTFLVWCNEEDHLRIISMQMGGDLGQVYRRLVTAVNDIEKRIPFSHNDRLGFLTFCPTNLGTTVRASVHIKVPKLAANKAKLEEVASKYNLQVRGTRGEHTEAEGGIYDISNKRRMGLTEFEAVKEMYDGIAELIKIEKEL
- the LOC136417314 gene encoding arginine kinase isoform X3, with the translated sequence MVDAAVLEKLEAGFKKLEASDSKSLLKKYLTREVFDALKNKKTSFGSTLLDCIQSGYENHDSGIGIYAPDAEAYTVFADLFDPIIEDYHKGFTKGDKHPPKNWGDVSVFGNLDPNNEFVVSTRVRCGRSMEGYPFNPCLTEEQYKEMEQKVSSTLSGLEGELKGTFYPLTGMSKDVQQKLIDDHFLFKEGDRFLQAANACRFWPSGRGIFHNENKTFLVWCNEEDHLRIISMQMGGDLGQVYRRLVTAVNDIEKRIPFSHNDRLGFLTFCPTNLGTTVRASVHIKVPKLAANKAKLEEVASKYNLQVRGTRGEHTEAEGGIYDISNKRRMGLTEFEAVKEMYDGIAELIKIEKEL